From Clostridia bacterium, the proteins below share one genomic window:
- the ybaK gene encoding Cys-tRNA(Pro) deacylase, whose amino-acid sequence MSKTNAARILDELGVKYELREYEVDPDDLSAETVAAKVGFPPEQVFKTLVARGDRNGICLAVVPGNAELDLKALAKASGDRKIEMAPLKEVQPLTGYIRGGVTVFGCKKPYPAFVDETVYLWDVISISAGMRGLQILIAPDDYISSTKATVAQIAREKQNQ is encoded by the coding sequence ATGAGCAAGACGAACGCAGCGCGGATTCTCGATGAACTCGGAGTGAAGTACGAGCTTCGCGAGTACGAGGTCGATCCCGACGATCTCTCAGCGGAGACGGTAGCGGCGAAGGTCGGCTTTCCACCGGAGCAGGTATTCAAAACGCTGGTGGCACGCGGTGACCGCAATGGCATCTGCCTTGCGGTTGTGCCCGGCAACGCTGAACTCGATCTGAAGGCGCTCGCGAAGGCCAGCGGCGACCGCAAGATCGAGATGGCTCCGCTCAAAGAGGTTCAGCCGTTGACGGGCTACATACGAGGCGGCGTGACGGTGTTCGGATGCAAGAAACCGTATCCGGCCTTCGTGGACGAGACGGTCTATCTCTGGGATGTGATTTCGATTTCGGCGGGAATGCGAGGGCTGCAGATCCTCATTGCGCCGGACGATTACATAAGCTCAACGAAAGCCACGGTCGCGCAGATCGCGCGCGAAAAGCAGAATCAGTAA
- the gltX gene encoding glutamate--tRNA ligase: MAHPAGSSGAKVRVRFAPSPTGHLHVGNARTALFNWLFARQQGGSMVLRIEDTDVERSETRFETQLLEDMKWLGIDWDEGPDAGGPFPPYRQSDKLGVYKEHAERLVSEGKAYYCFCSVEELELHRELAMKEQRQPNYPGTCRNIDLAEVRRRRDAGETYAIRLKIPEHPIRFHDMVRGAVEFSNEVVSDPIIVRSSGVPVYNYVVVVDDAEMQITHVIRGDDHLSNTPKQVAVYEALEWPVPEFAHLSTILGPDRERLSKRHGATSVANFRDMGVLPEALMNYMALLGWAPTGGAREIFSPAELVKEFDLRRVTPSPAIFDFEKLYWLNRHYIKESKPERIVELARPFFVAAGILPQQPAPEFETWFARLVGVLAPYVDKLDQMPERAAKTLGYDATAALTSRDNAEVMNSATTPKVLDAFAAKINAEAQPLPAERFKAILNEVKAETGVKGKELFHPVRIAVTGTHSGPDFDKLIPVIEEGSRLALPIHVLGVRERVEQFERARSKER, from the coding sequence ATGGCTCATCCAGCAGGCTCTTCGGGCGCGAAAGTGCGCGTCCGCTTCGCTCCCTCCCCCACCGGTCATCTGCACGTAGGCAATGCGCGCACGGCGCTATTTAATTGGTTGTTCGCCCGCCAGCAGGGCGGAAGCATGGTGTTGCGCATAGAGGACACCGATGTCGAGCGCAGCGAAACTCGCTTCGAGACGCAACTGCTCGAAGATATGAAGTGGCTCGGCATCGACTGGGACGAGGGGCCGGATGCAGGTGGGCCGTTTCCGCCCTACCGGCAGTCAGACAAGTTGGGCGTCTACAAGGAACACGCGGAGCGCCTGGTTTCCGAAGGCAAGGCTTACTACTGCTTCTGCTCCGTAGAGGAGCTGGAACTTCATCGCGAGCTGGCCATGAAAGAACAGCGCCAGCCAAACTATCCCGGAACATGCCGCAACATCGATCTCGCAGAGGTGCGTCGACGGCGAGACGCAGGGGAGACTTACGCCATTCGGCTGAAGATTCCGGAACATCCGATTCGCTTCCACGACATGGTTCGTGGCGCGGTCGAGTTCTCGAACGAAGTGGTGAGCGATCCGATCATCGTGCGTTCCAGCGGCGTGCCGGTTTACAACTACGTTGTCGTCGTCGATGACGCAGAGATGCAGATTACGCACGTGATTCGCGGCGACGATCACCTGTCGAACACTCCGAAGCAGGTTGCGGTGTATGAAGCCTTGGAGTGGCCAGTGCCGGAGTTCGCGCACCTTTCTACGATCCTCGGACCGGATCGCGAGCGTCTTTCAAAGCGCCACGGCGCGACTTCGGTAGCGAACTTTCGCGACATGGGTGTGCTGCCGGAAGCCTTGATGAACTACATGGCGCTGCTGGGTTGGGCACCAACAGGCGGTGCGCGCGAGATATTCTCGCCGGCAGAACTGGTCAAGGAATTCGACTTGCGACGGGTAACGCCTTCGCCCGCGATCTTCGATTTTGAAAAGTTGTACTGGCTGAACCGTCACTACATCAAGGAATCGAAGCCTGAGCGGATTGTCGAACTGGCGCGTCCGTTCTTTGTCGCCGCTGGCATTTTGCCACAGCAACCTGCGCCGGAGTTCGAGACGTGGTTCGCAAGGCTGGTCGGAGTACTCGCGCCGTATGTGGACAAGCTCGACCAGATGCCTGAACGTGCGGCGAAAACACTGGGCTACGACGCTACGGCGGCACTAACGTCGCGGGACAACGCCGAGGTGATGAACTCGGCGACCACGCCAAAGGTGTTGGATGCTTTTGCAGCAAAGATCAACGCCGAGGCACAGCCACTGCCAGCGGAACGCTTCAAAGCGATTCTGAATGAAGTGAAGGCCGAGACCGGAGTCAAGGGGAAGGAGCTGTTCCATCCCGTGCGCATTGCCGTGACGGGTACGCACTCGGGCCCGGATTTCGACAAGCTGATTCCCGTGATTGAAGAAGGCTCGCGGCTCGCGCTGCCAATTCACGTTCTGGGCGTCCGCGAACGCGTCGAGCAGTTCGAGAGAGCGCGGTCTAAAGAGCGATGA
- a CDS encoding polysaccharide deacetylase family protein: MDRRSFLRALGVSATIASFGNTRAFTRTHKPQVAITMDDPRLQQAHGLTGEQINRKILDALDRHKVKAALFVCGMRVDSDAGRALLGTWSDAKHTLGNHTYSHWYLHSKRITLPAFCDDIARGESVASTFPQFRKLFRFPFFKEGETAEKRDGVRRFLSNKGYRMGRATIDASDWAIDARLLARLQKQSDADLAPYRDFYLAHIAERSRYYDDLAHQVLGGPVRHTLLIHHNLLNALFLDDLLRSYRDKGWQVISADDAYRDPVYQRQPEILPAGESLIWALAKEAGKFESILRYPGEDEPYEKPRMDALNL; encoded by the coding sequence ATGGATCGTCGCTCATTTCTGCGTGCCCTGGGAGTCAGCGCCACAATTGCATCCTTCGGCAACACCCGCGCGTTTACGCGGACCCACAAACCGCAGGTCGCCATCACCATGGACGATCCCAGGTTGCAGCAGGCGCATGGCCTTACGGGCGAACAAATCAATCGCAAGATTCTCGACGCCCTCGATCGTCACAAGGTGAAGGCTGCGCTATTCGTCTGCGGGATGCGCGTCGATAGCGATGCCGGACGCGCACTGCTCGGCACCTGGAGCGATGCGAAGCATACGCTCGGAAACCATACCTATTCGCACTGGTATCTGCATTCCAAGCGCATAACACTTCCTGCGTTCTGTGATGACATCGCCCGAGGTGAGAGCGTCGCCTCGACATTCCCGCAGTTTCGGAAGCTCTTTCGCTTTCCGTTCTTCAAGGAGGGCGAGACGGCAGAGAAGCGCGATGGCGTTCGCCGCTTCCTCTCGAACAAAGGCTACCGAATGGGACGCGCAACAATCGATGCTTCCGACTGGGCAATCGACGCCCGCCTGCTGGCTCGGCTCCAGAAGCAGTCCGACGCAGACCTGGCACCCTATCGCGATTTCTACCTCGCACATATCGCGGAGCGTTCGCGCTACTACGACGACCTCGCGCACCAGGTTCTGGGCGGCCCCGTGCGGCACACGCTACTCATCCACCACAACCTGCTGAACGCGCTTTTCCTCGACGATCTGCTTCGTTCCTACCGGGACAAGGGATGGCAGGTAATCAGCGCGGATGACGCATACAGAGATCCTGTGTACCAACGCCAGCCAGAGATTCTTCCTGCCGGAGAAAGCCTCATCTGGGCCTTGGCGAAAGAAGCGGGCAAGTTCGAGTCCATCCTTCGCTACCCGGGCGAGGACGAACCCTACGAAAAGCCGAGAATGGACGCGCTGAACCTCTGA